ACCAAAGCAGGCAGGGGCGGCAGCGCTGCGGCTCCCACAGGGTACAGAGCGTTTATTGGGATGGTCTCTTTGTGGTATTTGCTCTTAATTTAGTTAATCTGGTAGCAGATGGGTGCAGAGGACCAAAAGTCTCTGCTCTGGGAGGAAGCAAAGGAGGGAGAGCCTGGGATCCTCACCAGCTGCCCCCCAGCCAAGCCATCCCCTGCTCCAAAtccccacagggaccccagaACCCCTAACCCAGGACCAAACCTGGGTGTCCCCCTAAAACCCAGCTCGGGGGCACCACCCAGGAGCATCCTAGAAGCCCAAATGATGCAGGGCTCCTGACTTGGAGCCACTTTGAGGCCACATCCTCAGCTGCCCTAAGGACACCAGTGCTGCTGTCTGTGCACATTTAAGGTGACAAGTGACAAAAAACTCCAACGAAaacctctctcctgctcctggcaACACAGAAAATGCCATAATGGATATTGACCTGGCAACTATTTCCTTCTATCTATCACTCATTTCTcttattctctttttctcttatttctttttctccctcactATTTCTGCTCATGGGTTCAGGAGAACTGTTTCCCTTTTCTGTGCAGTGTGCCATGAGGCAgagcacacacaaaaataacagGCTGGGAGGTGATTTAAGGCTGCCAAAAGCACCTCCGTTCCTAGAGAGTTTTTCCACGACTAATCTTCACTTGCTGTTGTCCTTTTAAATGAGGCAGAAACAAACAGAGGGGGGGGACTTGGCTCAGCAGGAAaccttcctgctccccagcaaGCAGCTGTCCGGAATAATCCCAGAGAGACAAAAATCCGAGTGGgaacaaacccagcagctggTGCAGAGATGGGCTGGGCACAGAGTCCTGTTCTCCCCAGGGCGTGGGGGACATTATCCAGGGCCATGgcaaagcccagcctggctcctgccaggATCAGCTGGAGCCGGACAGACGGACCCCAGGAAACAGAGACAGGCTGAACAGATTTTTCTCAGCTCCCAGGAGAAAGCTCAGTCCCAGCACCGTGGCAATACAGGCTTGGGAAGAGCAtccccagggatgcagggcCAGCCTGGCTTGCAGGAGGAATTTCAGACCCCCGCCCTGGTACCTGCTTGTTTCGGAAATAAAACTCCTTCTGCCCTTGGGGCACCCGTTGGAAGGGGATCCACTCCTCCGTCCCAGCCTCTGCCGAGCAGAAATAGGTGGTGGCAGCAGAATGGTCCCTgtgggggcaggagggaaggggacaCCGGCAGTTCCCCCCCAGGGCACGATGtcccaccagccccagcacgAACTTGGTGGGGACCTGGGCCACCCACCTGTGCTCCAGCGCTGCCACCACGAAGCCCCAGGACGCCAGCTCTGTGCAGATTGAAGAGTACAAGGTCCTGGAAGGGAGATGGGAGCAGAGGGCTCAGGGCAGGTCTGAGTGGGGCCGTAGAGGAcccccacatccctgtcccagccctgctcagggttCACGTTACCGAAAGGCTCCCAGGCCATGGGAGAAGATGATCAGGGGGTACCCACCGCTGTGGGGCTTGAGGGGCCCATTCCAGCTGACCGGGACTttgcaggagcctgcagggaggagaaacCCCCAGGaacgggggggacacgggcagTGGGTGCCACAGGTCCCcgctcagccccagctctgcctgcagcatccACCCAGGCACAGGGGTGGGCTGGAACCCCACCAGGGGGGTCCTTAAGGACCGGGGAGCccccagggtggggaggggggtgtCCCCCCTCACCGATGGCGATGCCGAGCAGGGCGGAGCACCAGCGGCGGCCGAGTGTGACATCGGCCAGGCCCCCGCAGTACTCGGGGCGTGGGACCCAGAGCGGCTCCGTGGCCCCGGCCCGGGGCAGGCACGGGTAGAAGAGGCGGAGGAAGAGCCCCTGAGGGAGACAAGGAAGGGGGACAGCACAGAGGATGGTGGCCATGTCCGAAaccagctggctgcagccaccttgctctgcagggaagcctgtccctgtgcccatccttatccctgtgcccatccctgtaCCTGCCGCGTGTGGCCCACCATGACATCCGTGCAGCCCACCTGGTGGGGTCCCTGCGCCGGGGGCAGCGCCAGCATCCCCCCCATGCTGCCGCAGCCGAGCCTGGGTGGAGACACGGGGTCAGTGTCTGTCCCccaccccagggaccccaacccgctccctcctcctttccccacctcTCTTCCATTGCCCAGAGCCCGGGCAGCAACCCCAGCGACccccagttccacccctgccctcgtattcccagggcacagcccctcggggatgctcagggatgagATTCCCCCCCCCCGTTCCTCTCCCGGGACTGGGATCGTGGGACGGCCCCACGGGCACCCTGCTGAGGGTCCTGTCTCGCCGCAGGGACAGGGGGCTGGGGCAGACCCCGGCAGAGGGGTCAGTGCGGGGCTGGCACCCACGGCAGGACGGGACCCTGCACCCCGCAGTGCCGAACTACAGCTTCCAGCAGCGCCCGGGGCTGCGGAACCACACCTTCCAGTATGGCCCCGGCCCAGGACCACAGCTCCCAGTATGCGCTGGGAGCCCGGACTACACCTCCCAGTACGCGCAGCTGGACTACAGATCCCAGCGCTTCCCAGCGCCCGTGCCGGAGCcgtccctgcagctcccagcgcTCCCCCCAGCGCCCCCTGTCTCCATCGCAGCTCCCAGTTATCCCCCAGTTCCCGGTGacacccagctcccagtgctcctgaCAGTTCCCACTGCTCCCCGCAgcccccagtgcctcccagttcCACCCCAAAAGCTCCCAGCGCCCTCACcggagcagctcccagtgctccccaaacgctcccagtgcccccaccCCGAgctcccctgcagctccagtgccccGCCGAAGCTTCCAGAGTTCTCCCAGCTCCAAGTTTCCCTCTgtgccctcccagctcccagcaacAACTGCCCAGTACCCACCAGTATCCCCCTCCCCGCACACACCAGTACAGCGggtcacagctcccagcacgcCCCACTGAACTCTGCCCTacagctcccagtgcctcccGTGCTCGTGGACTTCAGCTCCCAGTAGCCACCAGTACAGGACACGGCtcccagtgtcaccagcacgaaatcacagctcccagtgACACCAGTACAGGACGCGGCTCCGGTGTCACCACCACCaagccacagctcccagtgcccccagttcCGGGCTCAACCCCAGTCCCCCCACGGCAGCCGTGGCCCCTCCGTGGGGGCCGTGGGGGGCTGTGCCCGTGGGCAGCACCCCaagcccagggctgccctgtCCGTGTCTGTTCCCAGCCGAGTTCCTGTCCCCGGGACTCTCCCCCTATCCCCCCCAGAGGCCAGCGGTGCTCTGGAGCTCTCGCTGCCCATCCCCACGTTCCCTGTCCTCTGTTTAATCCTCTTTCTGGAGCTAAAGCGGTCCCCGGTCCCCAGTAATCCCCTCTGCGGCCGGGGATTAATTCCCTACGGGGCCGAGCCAGCCGGACTGGCAAATAATTTCCCAAAGATTTGGTGAAAAACATCTCTACCAAGCTCCCACACTCGCAGCCCCACTCCAGGCTCCCCTGGGTgactggggaaactgaggcacgcgCTGGGCGCTGGACAGAGCCCTGGGATTGGCACTGTCTGTGTCGCCCgggtccctggggctggggcagggagaggggaccgCAGCCCGTGCCCTCAGCCATCGATCCCGCCGCAGGCGGAGGCTGGCCGGGCTGTCACACCCGTGGCCGGCATCCAGCGCTCCGGTCCCGGCTTGCCCGGCCGGCGGGGCTGGGCAAGGGCGGCTGCTGTGGCCGCGGATGCCGGGACGGGGTGGGAGAGACGAGCCCCGACCTGTCCGTGCTACCAGGCCCAGCCCACGCCCGGATCGGGGAATGGGGTcagcccccccagcacccccaaattACCCCGGCAAAGCCACCCTGGGAGAGGGCCCTGGATGGAAGTGACAGCGACAGCTCGGCTGTTTGGGGCCAGCCTGCTCTTGCTTCAGGCTGAGCCCAGCGGGACTGGGGGGTTCACTGGGGAACCCCGGGGTCCTGGTTCTGCGGGGACCCCCGCACTGGGCTCACAGTGACCACAGGGACCATCCGTAACGGGATTAACTCAGCCCACATTCCTGCTTGGGAATGTGGGGTGTCCTGCTCCGGACACCCCACAGACACATCTCgctctgagctgggctgggacccCAGCGCTGCCCCCTGGGACACAgcgggacacgggggggacacggggacagggggacacaagggggacacagagggacacagggacacggggacacggggacacagagggacagggagaaacagagggacagggggacacaagggggacacagagggacacagggacacggggacaggggtCCATTGGGACACGGGCTCGGTCCCCCCTCAGCCCCGGTCCCCCCGGGAGCCCCCGGCGGGCGCGGCCAATGGCCCGGACACGCCCACTCCTGTGAGCTGACAGCCAATGGGAGGTCGGGGGCGGGGCACGCTGGGGAGGGGGCGTGGCCAGGACGCCGTGTAACAGATGAGGGCGGGGGGGGCACGTGGAGCGTGGGGGGGACGCGGGACCACCGGGACTGGCCGGACAGCGGGGACACACAGCGAcacggacacggggacagcgacacggacacggggacagccagCCTCGCGGGGACTGACAGGAGGACAGCGCACAGCCAGCTCCCGGAGGGAACAGGggacagccagccctgggcGGGACAGACACGCGGGCGGACGAGGGACAGCCAGatctgggaggggacaggggacacgtAGTCACGGGGGGACAGACGGACAGGGGATAGCCAGCTCCGAGGGGGGCAGGGGACAGCGGAACAGTTAGCCCCGGAGGGGACGGACAGACGGACAAGGGACAGCCAGTCCCgggagggacaggaggacaGCGGAGAGCAGCCGGGGTCTTGGACAGGCACCGGGGGGACGCGGGAACAgagagctcagagcagggacATACGGACAAGGTGACAAGGGGGACGCACACGCCCAGCgccccagccccgggagcgGAGCTGTGCGGAGCCTCCCGCAGCGGCTCCTCCGCCCGGCCGCACACCGggagcccggcggggcggcTCGGCGGCTGCTCCGCCGCCTTCCCCGGCCGGGGATGCAGCCCGGAGCCGCGGGTAGCCGGCGATCGGGGCTCCGGGACACGGCGGCCCGACACCCACCCGGGGCCGCGAGTCCCCGAAGGTAACGGAGAGACCGGGCAGGGAAACggcagggagagaggggggCTCCGGCGGCTGCGGGAGGGTTTATTCCCAGGGTTTTATTCCCAAGcgagctggggaggggagtCCCGCCGCAGGGATGTGTAGAGCCACTTGTGGTGACACGGTTGGCGGCGACAGGACGGTGACGACGCGAcctctccctttctccaggGATTTGAAGCTGGGTCAAGCGATGGAAATGTCATTGTCGCGGCTCGGGGGCCCGGAGAAGTGAGCGGCTGGGACACCAGGACAccgggctctgctctgcagccagacaCCGGGACGGTCCCGAGaaaccagcacagccctgggcagagcgGGCAGAAAGTGGGGATTGTCACGGACTGCGAGGACACAGGACAGTACCTGGGGCTAGGAGCCGTCCCACCACCCACCCGGGGCTGGGAACATCGGCCTCTTGACTGGACTCTGGCACCCTCCTGAGCCCAatgaggagctggggctgcatgTGAACCTATGCAGACCAGGAAGAAATACATTCTCCTGACTTTCCTTGCCTCTTGgctcctgcttttcttctttggagGGGATCAGCTGCGCcgttttgctttcttttccgGGAGGAAAGCAGAAGCCCGGAGGAGCTGGCCCCGCTGGACAGATCGGTCCCTCCTCAAAAGCTTTGCGGACCccgaggagctgcagagggatggagacccatccctgctgtccccccgggagcggcgggcggcGTGGCTGAGCGTctacaggagcagcagatgcCGGATGGAAACCTGCTTCAACCTCTCCAGGTGCGAGAGGCACGGCTTCAAAGTGTTCACCTACCCCCAGGAGCGGGGCCAGCCTGTCTCGGAGACCTACGGCAAAATCCTCAGCTCCATCGAGCGCTCCCGCTACCACACCCTGAAGCCCGAGGAAGCCTGTCTGTTCGTCCTCAGCATCGACACGCTGGACCGCGACCACCTCTCGGGCCAGTACGTCCGGAACGTGGATGAGAAAATCCGCGGCTTTCCGCTCTGGAACGGCGGCCGCAACCATCTCATCTTCAACCTCTACTCGGGCACCTGGCCCAGCTACACCGGCGAGCTGGGCTTCGACACCGGGCAGGCCATCCTGGCCAAAGCCAGCTTCGACACACGGAGCTTCCGGCCTGGCTTCGACGTCTCCATCCCTCTGTTCCCCAAGGAGCACCCGCAGCGCGGCGGGGACAGAGGGTGGCTGTACCAGGACTCGGTGCCCCCCAAAAAGAAATACTTGTTGGTGTTCAAGGGAAAGCGGTACCTGACTGGCATCGGCTCCGGCACGCGGAACGCGCTGCACCACATCCACAACGGGAAGGACATCATCTCCCTCACCACCTGCAAGCACGGCAAGGACTGGGAGAAGCACAAGGACACGCGCTGCGACAAGGACAACGTCGACTATGAAAGGTGAGTCAGAcatggggggaaagggggggtCTGGGGCAATGGGACACCCCACATATGTTCCTGCCTCTCTCCGGGGTGCAGCCGTGACCGTCTGTGGCAGCTGGACCTCTGGAGAGGGAAGTTTTGGGTTCTCCTGAGAGGGATGAGGGTTTCATTGCATGGTGGGGAGTGAGGCGCTGACTGCTCAGTGCTTTCCTGCTCTGTATTAAAGTTGGAGTAATCTGGTGAGAGCGGCTCTTATCTGCAACCGCTGCCACCGCCTCTAATACGATTTCCCTTTTTCCGAACGCTGATGAATGACGCTTTTcttctcccccctccctctctcccccagCATAAACGTTTCTCTTGGAGATGAGCCCAAAACATCCCCCCC
This region of Vidua macroura isolate BioBank_ID:100142 chromosome 25, ASM2450914v1, whole genome shotgun sequence genomic DNA includes:
- the PAFAH2 gene encoding platelet-activating factor acetylhydrolase 2, cytoplasmic isoform X4 codes for the protein MGGMLALPPAQGPHQVGCTDVMVGHTRQGLFLRLFYPCLPRAGATEPLWVPRPEYCGGLADVTLGRRWCSALLGIAIGSCKVPVSWNGPLKPHSGGYPLIIFSHGLGAFRTLYSSICTELASWGFVVAALEHRDHSAATTYFCSAEAGTEEWIPFQRVPQGQKEFYFRNKQDNLDLTKVAVMGHSFGGVTAVLALVKEPSFGCAVALDAWMFPLENLLYPEVPKPVLFINTEKFQTPESVAKMKRLSSRNSQTRIVTVLGTVHEDQTDFAFLPGKLFSLIFSRRGTLDPHKALAITSRAALAFLQKHLKLQEQFGQWDELLEGVGDSVAPDAPFGRSHL